Proteins co-encoded in one uncultured Methanomethylovorans sp. genomic window:
- a CDS encoding ABC transporter permease, translated as MKLNTVNILTLAQKEFADNVYSTRFRVLLALVIMILLSGSISDVENQSNIFEEGSFIAVYTMGTFLPILGLALGYDAIVKEKVSDSLNTLLTHPVFRDNIILGKITGGLLTLALVIILSIISSIGVTLVLTGIPVSMTEINRIMIFSFVSFIYISVFFALGVLFSVIFNNPAKSLITGIVLWAVFILAFGQITALIASVTTGEVLYSENEEHAQIVDQKLQYLSPLNHYYQAVAGINISYDEEDLKTSAGLFDMSHSLGQWLNDYWTNIVSLIVAPFLLIISSLLIFIKQDITRG; from the coding sequence ATGAAGCTAAATACTGTGAACATATTAACATTAGCCCAGAAAGAGTTTGCTGATAATGTATACAGCACACGGTTCCGAGTACTGCTTGCATTAGTAATAATGATTCTTTTATCCGGTAGCATCAGCGATGTAGAAAACCAATCCAATATCTTCGAAGAGGGTTCATTTATTGCTGTATATACAATGGGTACATTCTTGCCCATTTTAGGACTTGCCCTTGGATATGATGCAATCGTTAAAGAAAAAGTATCTGATTCTTTGAATACACTTCTGACACATCCTGTATTTCGGGATAACATTATTCTAGGCAAGATCACAGGAGGTTTGCTAACACTTGCTTTAGTGATCATCCTGTCGATCATATCTTCAATCGGAGTGACCCTTGTACTGACAGGGATCCCGGTCAGCATGACAGAGATCAATCGAATAATGATATTTTCCTTCGTTTCTTTCATTTACATATCAGTGTTTTTCGCTCTGGGAGTGCTTTTCTCAGTAATATTTAATAATCCTGCAAAGTCATTGATCACTGGTATAGTTTTATGGGCGGTATTTATCCTTGCATTCGGACAGATAACTGCATTAATAGCTTCTGTTACGACAGGTGAAGTTCTTTACAGCGAAAATGAGGAGCATGCTCAGATAGTAGACCAGAAATTACAGTATCTATCTCCGTTAAATCATTATTACCAAGCAGTAGCTGGAATTAACATCTCGTATGATGAAGAAGATCTAAAGACCAGTGCAGGATTATTCGATATGAGTCACTCATTAGGACAATGGTTGAATGACTATTGGACAAATATTGTATCACTTATAGTAGCACCCTTTTTGCTCATAATATCATCTCTTTTGATCTTTATAAAACAGGATATAACGAGGGGATAA
- a CDS encoding ABC transporter permease → MNVNFRNVMTIAQKEFADNLWSPIFLILLASFSLISIASCYQYGVIATNFVGMMDSLMPGILRGLFFFTSTLSQFIPLFGIALSFDTLLREEKSGSMNVLLTHPVYRDNIITGKILGAMMSLLLVIAVSMALSIGTLIMFIGEEITLFEISRIALYFILAYLYSIIFLGAGLFISIIVKNTSDSLIYNIVVWLFFTIAYSDIIRAILYAFGIQIVDADGNLSVIFQQLLGIAPAYHYQQLVNGLFDVSQTIPYVLSNFWMDLTILVVVPIVLLVLSFIAFLRKDITL, encoded by the coding sequence ATGAATGTAAATTTCCGAAATGTAATGACAATAGCCCAAAAGGAATTTGCAGATAACCTTTGGAGTCCCATATTCTTAATCCTATTAGCATCATTCAGCCTGATCTCCATAGCTTCCTGTTATCAGTATGGAGTTATTGCAACAAATTTTGTAGGAATGATGGACAGCCTTATGCCAGGAATCTTGCGAGGTCTGTTCTTTTTTACTTCTACCTTGTCACAATTTATACCGCTATTTGGCATCGCTTTAAGCTTTGATACACTTCTGCGAGAAGAGAAGTCAGGTTCTATGAACGTGCTTTTAACTCATCCTGTATACAGGGATAACATTATAACAGGAAAGATACTGGGAGCCATGATGTCATTATTACTTGTAATTGCAGTATCAATGGCATTATCCATTGGAACCCTGATTATGTTCATCGGTGAAGAGATAACATTATTTGAGATCTCACGAATTGCCCTGTATTTCATTCTTGCATACCTGTATTCGATCATCTTTCTGGGAGCCGGACTGTTTATATCGATCATTGTAAAGAACACATCAGACTCACTTATCTATAACATAGTAGTCTGGCTGTTCTTTACTATCGCATATTCTGATATCATAAGAGCTATACTGTATGCTTTCGGTATCCAGATCGTAGATGCAGATGGAAATTTATCAGTTATCTTTCAACAGTTATTAGGGATAGCACCAGCGTATCATTATCAGCAATTGGTCAATGGACTCTTTGATGTCAGCCAGACCATTCCATATGTGCTTTCTAACTTCTGGATGGACCTTACAATATTGGTTGTAGTACCAATAGTTCTTCTTGTTCTGTCATTCATAGCATTTCTGAGGAAGGATATTACATTATGA
- a CDS encoding ABC transporter permease: MSIQNQSPKINLKNIFQIAHKEFADLVSSPLFFMFIVTYTLIILAFSFRSVYLIETRGNLTIMSGLMGIIQQIGWFAPLIGITLGFDAIIKERKSGSFNVLLTHPVFRDNIIVGKIIGIIGTLLTVIFFSTMVPVGTILVYTGTNISDLEIFRVLIFIGLTFLYALIFAEIAIFVSILAKESEDSLVYNILIWLLICIVSGSIILSITSAPTGQTDIPDSAYKLISFTPLHHYSEVSLGEIDLSWGGINIEPNIRGIFDTSFLIGQWFNEFWLNILYLVLTPIVLLVLCFISFLRKDMTL, from the coding sequence ATGAGCATACAAAATCAAAGCCCGAAAATTAATTTAAAAAACATATTCCAGATTGCTCATAAAGAGTTCGCAGATCTTGTATCCAGCCCATTGTTTTTTATGTTCATAGTAACTTACACTCTAATCATTCTTGCTTTCTCATTCCGAAGTGTGTACTTAATTGAAACCAGAGGAAACTTAACTATAATGTCTGGTTTGATGGGAATAATACAGCAAATTGGATGGTTTGCGCCTCTTATAGGAATAACACTTGGATTCGACGCAATAATAAAGGAAAGAAAATCAGGATCTTTTAATGTGCTCTTAACACATCCAGTCTTCCGAGACAATATAATCGTAGGAAAAATTATTGGGATAATTGGAACACTTCTAACAGTTATCTTTTTCTCAACAATGGTTCCAGTAGGAACTATTCTAGTTTATACGGGTACAAATATAAGCGATCTGGAAATATTCAGAGTCCTTATCTTTATTGGTCTAACTTTTTTGTACGCACTTATATTTGCAGAAATTGCAATTTTTGTATCTATACTTGCTAAAGAATCAGAAGATTCGCTTGTTTATAATATCTTGATATGGTTATTGATTTGCATTGTATCTGGATCCATAATTCTTTCAATTACTTCCGCACCTACAGGACAAACTGACATACCTGACTCAGCATATAAGCTGATATCCTTTACTCCACTTCATCATTACAGTGAAGTATCACTTGGTGAAATCGATCTCAGCTGGGGAGGAATTAACATTGAACCAAATATCAGAGGTATTTTTGATACCAGTTTCTTAATTGGTCAGTGGTTCAATGAATTTTGGCTAAACATTTTATATTTGGTTCTAACCCCTATTGTACTATTAGTTTTATGTTTTATTTCATTTTTAAGAAAAGATATGACTCTATGA
- a CDS encoding Tol biopolymer transporter, whose translation MNNKWCIILMILLFVGVTTAVPASGNISSLQLINLTHSENGFLIHSPEWSSDGRYLIFGSFNQISMAQSINKHYLLDFQNRTFGEIDYGITEEESNYMSPEISWIPGNNKTYFSVSKRGGRGEFGGNSVICNPDGTDIRSISSSDNTTLSDVISHLENEITYGDLTFSPDYKKVSFIYTDSENYFGNIWIENLDGTEAFELQANANTLMWCNSTVVICQLQNGSIIVKDINGNNARTLTSPNKGEECGLSSISPDRKKIVTGSRSENDDEYQPYLSNTDGSEPLKIDQSNLEFFDEVQLEFGIWQPNGSDMLLNENGNLYVLEGNDNKKRLLYEGNATHPQWFPDGNKILFIENENQMYSIDLDGTNLLHITDIGLTTHYIWETYEFKQASISPSGKTIAFTSAISEDGKIIDHEPSIESRKFIEAPLFTINSDGTNLTQITPAIKGKHDFVEGWSPDSKILTASTTHFKNDETIFGSSYLISLDGTNLIDGWKEMPVSKILGNENEVQLNNSIPASVKDIDNKDKAKDQNTPQSPAFHLTDLFVCTICICLLKRRK comes from the coding sequence ATGAACAATAAATGGTGTATTATTCTAATGATCTTACTATTTGTAGGAGTAACAACAGCAGTGCCGGCTTCCGGAAATATCAGTTCTCTTCAATTGATTAACTTAACTCATTCAGAGAATGGCTTCTTAATACATTCTCCCGAGTGGAGTTCAGATGGAAGATACTTAATTTTTGGGTCATTCAATCAGATATCCATGGCACAATCCATTAACAAACACTACCTATTAGATTTCCAAAATCGAACATTTGGAGAGATTGACTATGGTATAACCGAAGAAGAAAGCAATTATATGTCACCGGAAATTAGCTGGATTCCAGGCAATAATAAAACATATTTTTCTGTATCAAAAAGAGGTGGTCGTGGTGAGTTTGGAGGAAACTCTGTAATTTGCAATCCGGATGGTACTGATATAAGATCAATCAGTTCTTCTGATAATACTACTCTATCTGATGTAATATCTCATCTTGAAAACGAAATTACATACGGGGATCTCACTTTTAGTCCAGATTATAAAAAAGTATCTTTCATATATACGGATTCAGAAAACTATTTTGGAAATATCTGGATCGAGAACCTGGATGGAACTGAAGCATTCGAACTGCAGGCAAATGCAAATACACTTATGTGGTGTAATTCAACAGTTGTCATTTGTCAATTACAAAATGGAAGCATAATTGTCAAAGACATCAATGGAAATAATGCCAGGACACTTACTTCGCCTAATAAAGGAGAAGAATGTGGCCTCTCCTCGATAAGCCCTGATCGGAAAAAAATAGTCACAGGTTCAAGATCAGAAAATGATGATGAATATCAACCTTATCTTTCTAATACTGATGGATCAGAACCATTGAAAATTGACCAATCAAATCTTGAGTTCTTTGATGAAGTACAACTTGAATTTGGAATCTGGCAGCCAAATGGCTCTGATATGCTATTGAATGAGAACGGAAACCTATACGTATTAGAGGGTAATGATAATAAAAAACGTCTATTATATGAAGGCAATGCAACTCATCCTCAATGGTTCCCTGACGGCAACAAGATTCTTTTTATTGAAAATGAGAATCAGATGTATTCTATTGATCTCGATGGAACAAATCTTCTGCATATTACAGATATTGGATTAACAACACATTACATATGGGAAACGTATGAGTTTAAGCAAGCATCAATTAGTCCATCCGGAAAAACTATTGCATTTACCTCTGCAATCAGTGAGGATGGTAAAATTATTGATCACGAGCCTTCTATTGAATCTAGAAAATTCATTGAAGCACCGCTTTTTACTATTAACTCTGATGGAACTAACCTTACTCAAATAACTCCAGCTATAAAAGGCAAACATGATTTTGTCGAAGGATGGAGCCCGGACAGCAAGATACTTACAGCATCCACTACCCATTTCAAAAACGATGAAACTATATTTGGTAGTTCCTATCTCATTTCATTGGATGGAACAAATTTAATAGATGGTTGGAAAGAAATGCCTGTAAGTAAAATACTTGGTAATGAGAATGAAGTCCAGCTTAACAACAGCATTCCGGCAAGTGTAAAGGACATCGATAACAAAGACAAGGCCAAGGATCAAAACACACCTCAATCGCCTGCATTTCACCTAACGGACTTATTTGTTTGTACTATCTGTATATGCTTATTGAAACGGAGGAAATGA
- a CDS encoding ABC transporter permease produces MNLNIKNCIVIAQKEFTDDLWSPRFLSLLSIFALILFSFSYHSNAESTNFLELGFVDVAQIIAVFLPLFGITLGFDRIVKEKRNASLNVLLTQPVYRDSIIAGKVLGAMITLILIVFISMIASIGTMILVSGVQITSEELNRVFLFAIINYLYLSVFLMLGIFISTISKNSINSLSYGICVWLILCVVFGSFALVISTMYTGQSLLDLGNNEQAMDLNAQLQKLTPVHYYSELVIGHPCMTWGGFSKNDLDSIRGIFDTNYTTGQWLKEYIDDIIVLISTIITLFIMSFVSFLKQDITN; encoded by the coding sequence ATGAATCTGAATATTAAGAATTGCATTGTAATAGCACAAAAGGAATTTACTGATGATTTGTGGAGTCCCAGATTCCTTTCACTACTTTCTATTTTTGCGTTAATTTTGTTCTCTTTCAGTTATCACAGCAATGCTGAAAGTACAAACTTTCTAGAGCTAGGATTTGTTGATGTAGCTCAAATTATTGCTGTTTTTTTACCTCTTTTTGGAATAACTCTCGGCTTTGACCGAATTGTTAAAGAAAAAAGAAATGCGTCTCTAAATGTACTTTTAACACAACCGGTATATAGAGATAGTATTATTGCAGGAAAAGTATTGGGTGCAATGATAACTCTTATACTTATTGTATTCATATCAATGATAGCATCCATTGGAACAATGATATTGGTTTCTGGTGTTCAGATAACCTCCGAGGAATTAAACAGGGTCTTTTTATTTGCAATAATTAACTATCTTTATCTATCCGTTTTCCTCATGCTAGGAATATTCATTTCAACAATATCAAAAAATTCTATTAATTCTCTTAGTTATGGCATTTGTGTTTGGCTAATATTATGTGTAGTATTTGGTAGCTTTGCTTTAGTCATTTCAACAATGTACACAGGCCAATCTCTACTTGACCTCGGCAATAATGAACAAGCTATGGACCTTAATGCCCAACTTCAGAAATTAACTCCTGTACATTATTATTCAGAACTTGTAATCGGACACCCTTGTATGACTTGGGGAGGTTTTTCGAAAAATGATCTGGATAGTATTCGTGGAATATTTGATACAAATTATACGACTGGACAGTGGTTAAAGGAATACATTGATGATATTATAGTCCTGATATCAACGATTATAACTCTTTTCATCATGTCGTTTGTATCTTTCTTGAAACAAGATATTACCAACTGA